A genomic stretch from Sphaerodactylus townsendi isolate TG3544 linkage group LG15, MPM_Stown_v2.3, whole genome shotgun sequence includes:
- the LOC125444150 gene encoding olfactory receptor 1020-like, translating to MKHIENFNETTIDAFILLGFGNTPELQTPLFLLFLIIFIVTLAGNIIIIVLVILDHHLHIPMYFFLGNLSCLETFYSSTLLPRMLASFLTGDRSISVGGCFIQFYCFGMLLIAEIYLLASMAYDRCLAICKPLQYATLMSRRLCFVLSAASWLWGIAVMTLVVSLMSQLKFCGPHEINHFFCELAPVINLACSDTTLVTLVGLTVSVIDTVPPCLLTLLSYMCIIAAIVQIPSSNGRKKAFSTCSSHLIVVSIFYGSLIFVYVLPKKEALNEVDKIFSVFYTILTPLINPLIYSLKNKEVKKALRRVVKKCGISMKC from the coding sequence ATGAAACATATTGAGAACTTCAATGAAACAACAATAGACGCATTTATTCTTCTGGGATTTGGGAACACCCCTGAGCTTCAGACTCCTCTCTTCTTGCTTTTCCTAATAATCTTCATTGTGACCCTAGCTGgaaacatcatcatcattgtgTTAGTAATACTGGATCATCACCTTCACATCCCCATGTACTTCTTCCTTGGAAACTTGTCCTGTTTGGAGACCTTCTATAGTTCAACACTTCTGCCCAGGATGTTGGCCAGCTTTTTGACAGGGGACAGAAGCATTTCTGTTGGGGGCTGCTTCATACAGTTTTATTGTTTTGGTATGCTCCTGATCGCAGAAATATATCTACTGGCGTCAATGGCATATGATCGGTGTTTGGCAATATGCAAGCCCCTCCAGTATGCAACCCTCATGAGCAGAAGACTCTGCTTTGTGTTGTCAGCTGCATCTTGGCTTTGGGGGATAGCAGTTATGACTTTAGTAGTGAGTTTGATGTCACAACTGAAATTTTGTGGTCCCCATGAAATTAATCATTTCTTTTGTGAACTAGCCCCAGTAATTAACCTTGCATGCAGTGACACAACTCTGGTGACATTGGTGGGACTCACAGTCTCTGTCATAGATACGGTTCCACCGTGTCTTCTGACTTTGCTTTCTTACATGTGCATAATTGCTGCCATTGTACAAATCCCATCTTCAAATGGGAGGAAAAAAGCCTTTTCCACCTGTTCTTCCCACCTGATTGTAGTTTCTATATTTTATGGTTCATTGATATTTGTATATGTGCTACCAAAAAAAGAAGCTCTGAATGAAGTAGACAAGATATTCTCAGTCTTCTACACAATATTAACTCCTCTAATTAATCCCCTTATCTATAGCCTAAAAAACAAAGAAGTTAAAAAAGCTTTAAGAAGAGTTGTAAAAAAATGTGGGATTTCTATGAAATGTTGA
- the LOC125444151 gene encoding olfactory receptor 1020-like yields MSKVIENMEHVQTINETTITTFILLGFGNAPELQIPLFLVFVIIYGMSLAGNITIIVLVTLDHHLHIPMYFFLGNLSCVETFYSSTFLPRMLASFLTGDRTISVGGCFIQFYCFGTFLLVEIYLLASMSYDRYLAICKPLQYTILMSRRLCFVMSAASWLCGIAVMTLVTGLMSRLKYCGPHEIDHFLCDLAPVINLSCSDTTLVTLVAFTASVIDTIPPFLLTLLSYVCIIAAIVQIPSSDGRKKAFSTCSSHLTVVSIFYGSLIFVYALPKKDVLRDVDKFFSVFYTVLTPLINPLIYSLRNKEIKKALRRLVNKYRNSK; encoded by the exons ATGAGTAAag TGATTGAAAATATGGAACATGTCCAGACAATCAATGAAACAACAATAACTACATTTATTCTTCTGGGATTTGGAAATGCCCCTGAGCTTCAGATTCCTCTCTTCTTGGTTTTCGTAATAATCTACGGCATGTCCCTGGCTGGAAACATCACCATCATTGTGTTAGTAACCCTGGATCATCACCTTCACATCCCTATGTACTTCTTCCTTGGAAACCTGTCCTGTGTGGAGACCTTCTATAGTTCAACATTTCTGCCCAGGATGTTGGCCAGCTTCCTGACAGGGGACAGAACTATTTCAGTTGGGGGCTGCTTCATACAGTTTTATTGTTTTGGTACATTTCTGCTTGTAGAAATCTACCTTCTGGCATCAATGTCATATGATCGGTACTTGGCAATATGCAAGCCCCTCCAATATACAATTCTAATGAGCAGAAGACTCTGCTTTGTGATGTCAGCTGCATCTTGGCTTTGTGGGATAGCAGTTATGACTTTAGTAACGGGTCTGATGTCCCGGCTGAAATATTGTGGTCCCCATGAAATTGACCATTTCCTTTGTGATCTTGCACCAGTGATTAATCTATCATGCAGTGACACAACTCTGGTGACACTGGTGGCATTCACAGCCTCTGTCATCGACActattcccccttttcttctgacCTTGCTGTCTTATGTGTGTATAATTGCTGCCATTGTACAAATCCCTTCTTCTGATGGGAGAAAAAAGGCCTTTTCCACCTGTTCTTCTCACCTTACTGTAGTTTCCATATTTTATGGTTCACTGATATTTGTATATGCATTACCAAAAAAAGATGTTCTGAGAGATGTTGACAAGTTCTTCTCAGTCTTCTATACAGTCTTAACCCCTCTAATCAATCCCCTTATCTATAGTCTAAGAAACAAAGAGATTAAAAAAGCTTTAAGGAGACTTGTAAATAAATATAGGAATTCTAAGTGA
- the LOC125444153 gene encoding olfactory receptor 1020-like: MEHVKTINETTITTFILLGFGNAPQLQIPLFLVFLIIYSVSLAGNITIIVLVTLDHHLHIPMYFFLGNLSCVETFYSSTFLPRMLASFLTGDRSISVGGCFVQFYCFGTFLLVEIYLLASMSYDRYLAICKPLQYATLMSRRLCFVMSAASWLCGIAVMTLVTGLMSRLKYCGPHEIDHFLCDLAPVINLSCSDTTLVTLVAFTASVIDSFPPFLLTLLSYVCIIAAIVQIPSSDGRKKAFSTCSSHLTVVSIFYGSLIFVYALPKKDVLRDVDKFFSVFYTVLTPLINPLIYSLRNKEIKKALRRLVNNYRIFE; this comes from the coding sequence ATGGAACATGTCAAGACAATTAATGAAACAACAATAACTACATTTATTCTTCTGGGATTTGGAAATGCTCCTCAGCTTCAGATTCCTCTATTCTTGGTTTTCCTAATAATCTACAGTGTGTCCCTGGCTGGAAACATCACCATCATTGTGTTAGTAACCCTAGATCATCACCTCCACATTCCCATGTACTTCTTCCTTGGAAACCTGTCCTGTGTGGAGACCTTCTATAGTTCAACATTTCTGCCCAGGATGTTGGCCAGCTTTTTGACAGGGGACAGAAGCATTTCTGTTGGGGGGTGCTTCGTCCAGTTTTATTGTTTTGGTACATTTCTGCTTGTAGAAATCTACCTGCTGGCATCAATGTCATATGATCGGTACTTGGCAATATGCAAGCCCCTCCAGTATGCAACCCTCATGAGCAGAAGACTCTGCTTTGTGATGTCAGCTGCATCTTGGCTTTGTGGGATAGCAGTTATGACTTTAGTAACGGGTCTGATGTCCCGGCTGAAATACTGTGGTCCCCATGAAATTGACCATTTCCTTTGTGACCTTGCACCAGTGATTAATCTATCATGCAGTGACACAACTCTGGTGACACTGGTGGCATTCACAGCCTCTGTCATTGacagtttccccccttttcttctgaCCTTGCTGTCTTATGTGTGTATAATTGCTGCCATTGTACAAATCCCTTCTTCTGATGGGAGAAAAAAGGCCTTTTCCACTTGTTCTTCTCACCTTACTGTAGTTTCCATATTTTATGGTTCATTGATATTTGTATATGCATTACCAAAAAAAGATGTTCTCAGAGATGTTGACAAGTTCTTCTCTGTCTTCTATACAGTCTTAACCCCTCTAATCAATCCCCTTATCTATAGTCTAAGAAACAAAGAGATTAAAAAAGCTTTAAGGAGACTTGTAAATAACTATAGGATTTTTGAGTGA